The Bubalus bubalis isolate 160015118507 breed Murrah chromosome 1, NDDB_SH_1, whole genome shotgun sequence genome includes a region encoding these proteins:
- the LOC102389721 gene encoding carbonyl reductase [NADPH] 1-like, translating to MSSSTRVALVTGANKGLGFAIVRDLCRRFPGDVVLTARDEAQGRAAVQQLQAEGLSPRFHQLDITDLQSIRAVRDFLRKEYGGLNVLVNNAAIIFQSSDPTPTPIKAEMTMKTNFFGTRDICTELLPLMKPQGRVVNMSSGWGFKALESCSPELQQKLRSETITEEELVGLMNKFVEDTKNGVHRKEGWPDNNIYGVVKIGITALSRIQARKLSEQRGADKILLNACCPGWVRTDMGGSKAPKSLEEGIETPMYLALLPSDAEGPHGQFVHEKKVAKWQFLPEFYP from the exons ATGTCGTCCTCCACCCGCGTAGCGCTGGTCACCGGGGCCAACAAGGGCCTCGGTTTTGCCATCGTGCGCGACCTGTGTCGGCGGTTCCCGGGGGACGTGGTGCTCACGGCGCGGGATGAGGCGCAGGGTCGGGCGGCCGTGCAGCAGCTGCAGGCTGAGGGCCTGAGCCCCCGTTTCCACCAGCTGGACATCACTGACCTGCAGAGCATCCGCGCCGTGCGCGACTTCCTGCGCAAGGAGTACGGGGGCCTCAACGTGCTGGTCAACAACGCGGCCATCATCTTCCAGT CTAGTGATCCCACGCCAACTCCAATTAAGGCAGAAATGAccatgaaaacaaatttttttggGACCCGGGATATATGCACAGAACTCCTGCCTCTAATGAAACCCCAAG GCAGAGTGGTGAACATGTCTAGCGGATGGGGCTTCAAAGCTCTTGAAAGCTGCAGCCCTGAACTGCAGCAGAAATTGAGAAGTGAGACCATCACAGAGGAGGAGCTGGTGGGGCTCATGAACAAGTTTGTGGAAGACACAAAGAACGGGGTGCACAGGAAGGAGGGCTGGCCAGATAATAATATATATGGAGTGGTGAAAATCGGCATCACGGCCCTGTCCAGAATCCAAGCCAGGAAACTGAGTGAGCAGAGAGGAGCAGACAAGATCCTCCTGAATGCCTGCTGCCCAGGGTGGGTGAGAACCGACATGGGGGGATCCAAAGCCCCCAAAAGCTTAGAAGAAGGAATAGAGACCCCCATGTACTTGGCCCTTCTGCCCTCAGATGCCGAGGGGCCTCATGGACAGTTTGTCCATGAGAAAAAAGTTGCAAAATGGCAATTCTTGCCTGAGTTCTACCCATAG